A part of Capsicum annuum cultivar UCD-10X-F1 chromosome 6, UCD10Xv1.1, whole genome shotgun sequence genomic DNA contains:
- the LOC107873322 gene encoding mitochondrial adenine nucleotide transporter ADNT1-like isoform X4: MDGRHRVGDCAGVISMSLTYPMDMVRGRITVPTEKSPYQYREMFHTLSTILREEGPHALYKGWLSSFIGVVSKMKKEMKKVMKTLTLLEKIFGLWINALISIVLC, from the exons ATGGACGGCCGGCATCG AGTTGGAGATTGTGCTGGCGTAATTTCCATGTCTTTAACTTACCCAATGGACATGGTGCGGGGCAGAATCACTGTGCCG ACAGAGAAGTCTCCTTATCAGTACAGAGAAATGTTCCATACTCTATCCACCATACTCCGTGAGGAAGGTCCACATGCTTTGTATAAAGGATGGCTTTCTTCATTCATAGGAGTT gtgtccaaaatgaagaaagagatgaagaaagtgatgaagacattgaccttacttgagaagatttttgggttgtggataaatgctctaatatcaatagttttgtgttga
- the LOC107873322 gene encoding mitochondrial adenine nucleotide transporter ADNT1-like isoform X3, whose product MDGRHRGCQLIPLLHLRVGDCAGVISMSLTYPMDMVRGRITVPTEKSPYQYREMFHTLSTILREEGPHALYKGWLSSFIGVVSKMKKEMKKVMKTLTLLEKIFGLWINALISIVLC is encoded by the exons ATGGACGGCCGGCATCG AGGATGCCAACTCATTCCATTACTACATCTTAGAGTTGGAGATTGTGCTGGCGTAATTTCCATGTCTTTAACTTACCCAATGGACATGGTGCGGGGCAGAATCACTGTGCCG ACAGAGAAGTCTCCTTATCAGTACAGAGAAATGTTCCATACTCTATCCACCATACTCCGTGAGGAAGGTCCACATGCTTTGTATAAAGGATGGCTTTCTTCATTCATAGGAGTT gtgtccaaaatgaagaaagagatgaagaaagtgatgaagacattgaccttacttgagaagatttttgggttgtggataaatgctctaatatcaatagttttgtgttga
- the LOC107873322 gene encoding mitochondrial adenine nucleotide transporter ADNT1-like isoform X2 encodes MATEVRKVPIVRIIDDLVALWDLVAINKVLSQGIFVVHFQVGDCAGVISMSLTYPMDMVRGRITVPTEKSPYQYREMFHTLSTILREEGPHALYKGWLSSFIGVVSKMKKEMKKVMKTLTLLEKIFGLWINALISIVLC; translated from the exons ATGGCTACAGAAGTAAGAAAAGTGCCAATTGTTAGAATTATTGATGATCTGGTAGCTCTATGGGATCTGGTAGCTATAAATAAAGTGTTGTCTCAAggaatttttgttgttcattttca AGTTGGAGATTGTGCTGGCGTAATTTCCATGTCTTTAACTTACCCAATGGACATGGTGCGGGGCAGAATCACTGTGCCG ACAGAGAAGTCTCCTTATCAGTACAGAGAAATGTTCCATACTCTATCCACCATACTCCGTGAGGAAGGTCCACATGCTTTGTATAAAGGATGGCTTTCTTCATTCATAGGAGTT gtgtccaaaatgaagaaagagatgaagaaagtgatgaagacattgaccttacttgagaagatttttgggttgtggataaatgctctaatatcaatagttttgtgttga
- the LOC107873322 gene encoding mitochondrial adenine nucleotide transporter ADNT1-like isoform X1 — protein MATEVRKVPIVRIIDDLVALWDLVAINKVLSQGIFVVHFQGCQLIPLLHLRVGDCAGVISMSLTYPMDMVRGRITVPTEKSPYQYREMFHTLSTILREEGPHALYKGWLSSFIGVVSKMKKEMKKVMKTLTLLEKIFGLWINALISIVLC, from the exons ATGGCTACAGAAGTAAGAAAAGTGCCAATTGTTAGAATTATTGATGATCTGGTAGCTCTATGGGATCTGGTAGCTATAAATAAAGTGTTGTCTCAAggaatttttgttgttcattttca AGGATGCCAACTCATTCCATTACTACATCTTAGAGTTGGAGATTGTGCTGGCGTAATTTCCATGTCTTTAACTTACCCAATGGACATGGTGCGGGGCAGAATCACTGTGCCG ACAGAGAAGTCTCCTTATCAGTACAGAGAAATGTTCCATACTCTATCCACCATACTCCGTGAGGAAGGTCCACATGCTTTGTATAAAGGATGGCTTTCTTCATTCATAGGAGTT gtgtccaaaatgaagaaagagatgaagaaagtgatgaagacattgaccttacttgagaagatttttgggttgtggataaatgctctaatatcaatagttttgtgttga